A genome region from Halocatena salina includes the following:
- a CDS encoding NRAMP family divalent metal transporter, protein MTGMFLKQVAKEGPTSVSEFFERFGLAFVMVASYIGSGTVFIMSTAGVQFGYALIWLVGLAVLLGIMAQDMSARVGIFGDSLGQFTRRKFGKSGATGLLGFISIGCLLWGLELTAAVGLGTQILLESVFGVSINWMVIAAGTAVLAAGIGVLHYQIIEYLMTAMMVLLFAGFGIVAVVSDPDPIAVAAGTLPNSDILSPNGLTLAAAILGTTALWPNFFLESLFVEEKGWQDTSDLFDMRLDLVMGYALGGLASVAILIATATVLRPTGVTELSSFITPGRALTDVLGTWAMLLFLGGTLVAAFNSIIPILWCPAYILQEARGKRIRSSDPQEARRSFRILFVGICLLSGLSPLVHIVGGLSVLDMIVLFPAWNGVFGLPISAVLLFWAVNDSETMGDHQNDRWINVANVTLVVLAIVLAVSSTQDVIGAILGGGL, encoded by the coding sequence ATGACCGGGATGTTCCTAAAACAGGTTGCAAAAGAGGGACCGACATCGGTCTCGGAGTTCTTTGAGCGGTTTGGACTGGCGTTCGTAATGGTCGCCAGCTACATCGGTTCGGGAACGGTGTTCATCATGAGCACAGCCGGCGTCCAGTTCGGCTACGCGCTCATCTGGCTCGTTGGACTCGCGGTCCTACTCGGTATCATGGCTCAGGATATGAGCGCCCGAGTCGGTATTTTCGGCGATTCGCTGGGACAGTTCACTCGTCGGAAATTCGGAAAAAGCGGTGCGACAGGGCTGCTCGGGTTCATCTCGATCGGTTGTCTTCTGTGGGGATTGGAACTGACTGCCGCTGTCGGCCTCGGTACGCAGATCTTACTCGAAAGCGTTTTCGGTGTATCCATAAATTGGATGGTGATTGCCGCGGGGACTGCAGTCCTCGCTGCCGGGATCGGCGTGTTACACTACCAAATCATCGAATATCTGATGACAGCGATGATGGTACTCCTGTTCGCTGGCTTCGGTATCGTAGCGGTCGTCAGCGATCCCGATCCGATCGCGGTCGCTGCCGGCACACTGCCCAATTCGGACATTCTTTCCCCTAACGGATTGACGTTGGCGGCAGCCATTCTTGGAACGACGGCGCTGTGGCCGAACTTCTTTCTTGAATCGCTGTTCGTTGAGGAGAAAGGCTGGCAGGATACCTCGGATCTCTTCGATATGCGCTTGGATCTCGTGATGGGGTACGCTCTCGGAGGTCTTGCTTCGGTCGCCATTCTGATCGCAACTGCCACGGTTCTCCGTCCAACGGGCGTTACCGAGTTGAGCTCGTTTATCACACCCGGCAGAGCACTGACTGACGTGCTCGGCACGTGGGCGATGTTGTTGTTCCTCGGTGGGACGTTGGTCGCAGCGTTCAACAGCATCATTCCCATCCTCTGGTGCCCAGCCTACATCCTTCAGGAAGCCCGGGGCAAACGGATTCGATCGTCCGATCCCCAGGAGGCCCGACGGTCGTTCCGTATTCTGTTCGTTGGGATATGCCTGCTCAGCGGTCTTTCCCCGCTGGTTCACATCGTAGGTGGGTTGAGCGTGTTGGACATGATCGTCCTGTTCCCAGCCTGGAACGGCGTATTCGGACTACCGATTTCCGCCGTACTTCTCTTTTGGGCCGTCAACGACAGCGAAACGATGGGGGATCACCAGAACGATCGGTGGATCAACGTGGCCAACGTCACACTGGTTGTACTCGCGATCGTACTCGCGGTTTCCTCCACTCAGGACGTCATTGGTGCCATCTTGGGTGGTGGTTTGTAG
- a CDS encoding IclR family transcriptional regulator, which produces MRFDDSNGGGKRIDAVKRAFRVIDILRGSGPMRINDIAEALDIPTSTAHVHLKTLEDIGYVIKDKDGFRLGLRFLRDGSVIRNDLSVYSVATSEVDNLAESTGEVANLGTEENGQRVILYQSEGSEAVYDNALVGEYTNMHWTALGKAILAERPDDYVRRVVERYGFPVATANTIADSDTLFDELMTIRERGFALEDEERRTGIRSIGIPITIEDQVMGAISLSGPKERFDDDRIDDELLPALKDHANVVEVKIAYE; this is translated from the coding sequence ATGCGTTTCGATGACTCGAACGGCGGTGGCAAACGGATCGATGCAGTCAAGCGTGCGTTTAGAGTTATCGATATCTTACGGGGATCCGGTCCGATGCGTATCAACGACATCGCCGAAGCACTCGATATTCCTACGAGCACGGCTCATGTCCATCTCAAGACGTTAGAAGACATCGGATACGTCATCAAGGATAAGGATGGATTCAGGTTGGGATTACGGTTTCTCAGGGATGGTTCAGTTATTAGGAACGATTTGAGCGTCTATTCGGTCGCTACGTCGGAGGTCGACAATCTTGCTGAGAGTACGGGTGAGGTTGCGAATCTCGGTACCGAGGAGAACGGTCAACGGGTTATCTTGTATCAGTCGGAAGGAAGTGAAGCGGTCTATGACAACGCGCTCGTCGGTGAATACACGAATATGCATTGGACCGCATTAGGGAAGGCGATCCTTGCCGAACGCCCCGACGACTACGTGCGGAGAGTCGTCGAGCGATACGGTTTTCCGGTCGCTACAGCGAACACCATCGCTGATTCGGACACTCTCTTCGACGAATTGATGACTATTCGTGAGCGTGGCTTTGCCCTCGAAGACGAGGAACGACGTACGGGGATCCGATCGATCGGTATTCCGATCACGATCGAAGATCAGGTTATGGGTGCTATCTCGCTTTCGGGACCCAAGGAACGATTCGATGACGATCGGATCGACGACGAACTACTGCCAGCACTCAAAGATCACGCGAACGTCGTGGAGGTCAAAATCGCATACGAGTAA
- a CDS encoding SGNH/GDSL hydrolase family protein encodes MRSSSAIAGVVLGGVPVGVGAAKGERSSGPDQPKPRRQWISTWTASPHEPSTALGDYRQGFADQTLRSIVPVSRGGDTIRVRLTNRYGDRSVTFENVTVGIRETGATLTPGSLRRVTFGGNRSVTVRAGTKTLSDPIDLTVTPEQDLAVNLYAQDPTGPPTAHQSARKTSYIVSGDRTTHRAGNGFSEITSWFFLEGIEVAAKKRESTVVCFGNSITDNLYPNYLARRLNDRPSIPKAVVNAGIGGNRVLNDSPPDSGFGESAVARFDHDVLAQTGVSDVVFLEGINDIGFGANDPAASVSAEEIIRGHKQIIARAHAAGLNVFGATLTPFEGASYYSQSGAEKRRTVNEFIRTTDEYDGVIDFDKALRDPNHRERLRPKYDSGDHLHPSDAGYRAMANAVDLSLLKGPPTPHAIT; translated from the coding sequence TTGAGGTCGAGTAGTGCTATCGCAGGAGTCGTTCTCGGTGGTGTGCCGGTCGGCGTCGGGGCAGCGAAAGGAGAGAGGTCTTCCGGGCCGGACCAGCCAAAACCGAGGCGACAGTGGATCAGCACGTGGACCGCAAGTCCCCACGAGCCGTCTACTGCGCTTGGCGACTATCGCCAGGGATTTGCCGATCAGACGCTTCGATCGATCGTTCCAGTTAGTCGTGGAGGCGATACGATTCGCGTGCGACTGACCAACAGATACGGCGATCGATCGGTGACGTTCGAAAATGTCACCGTCGGTATTCGTGAGACAGGGGCTACGCTCACACCGGGGTCTCTTCGTCGGGTAACCTTTGGTGGTAACCGTTCCGTTACCGTTCGAGCGGGGACGAAAACGCTGAGTGATCCGATCGATCTCACCGTTACACCCGAGCAGGACCTCGCAGTCAATCTGTATGCTCAGGATCCGACAGGTCCGCCAACGGCCCATCAATCCGCGCGAAAAACGTCTTACATCGTCAGTGGTGATCGCACCACCCACCGGGCTGGGAACGGCTTTTCGGAGATCACGTCCTGGTTTTTCCTTGAGGGTATCGAGGTCGCGGCGAAAAAGCGAGAAAGCACCGTCGTTTGTTTCGGCAATTCGATCACGGATAACCTCTATCCGAACTATCTGGCTCGTCGCCTCAACGACCGTCCATCCATTCCCAAAGCCGTGGTAAACGCCGGGATCGGCGGTAATCGCGTTCTCAACGATTCCCCACCCGATTCTGGATTCGGAGAGAGTGCGGTAGCGCGGTTCGATCACGATGTTCTCGCCCAGACGGGCGTGTCGGACGTCGTTTTCCTTGAAGGAATCAACGACATCGGATTCGGTGCGAACGACCCAGCAGCTTCCGTTTCGGCTGAGGAGATAATCCGTGGGCATAAACAGATTATCGCACGTGCACATGCCGCGGGTCTGAACGTTTTTGGAGCGACGCTGACTCCGTTTGAAGGCGCGTCTTACTACTCCCAAAGCGGTGCCGAAAAGCGGCGGACAGTGAACGAATTCATACGAACCACTGATGAGTACGATGGGGTGATCGATTTCGATAAAGCACTTCGCGATCCGAACCATCGAGAACGACTACGCCCGAAGTACGACAGCGGCGACCACCTCCACCCGAGCGATGCGGGCTATCGAGCGATGGCAAACGCCGTCGATCTGTCTCTGCTCAAAGGGCCCCCGACGCCTCATGCTATAACTTGA
- a CDS encoding sulfite exporter TauE/SafE family protein: protein MTPVLAVSLIVIALLAGVGITTVGPGGVFVTAALYELTDLSSAAVAGTASATFVATGFVGSSVYVRSGELRSGPAREAAVVLSGAGILGALTGSRMNLLISDQLFGYLLAAFLAIIGGLLAYRERVGIKPTGLLGQTDGRRRAVLAIVGGSIGVLGGLLGVGGPVIAVPTLVALGMPMLRAVAVAQVQSIFLALFATIGYFTVGAVDVTTAVVVGVPQLIGVLAGWRVAHLVPPRQLRIALAGVLVAVAAVITL from the coding sequence ATGACCCCAGTGCTGGCTGTTAGCCTGATCGTCATCGCGTTGCTCGCTGGTGTCGGAATCACGACCGTCGGTCCTGGTGGAGTGTTCGTCACCGCTGCGCTTTACGAACTGACGGATCTCTCTTCGGCAGCCGTTGCTGGAACCGCGAGCGCAACGTTCGTCGCAACCGGTTTCGTCGGCAGTAGTGTCTACGTCCGCTCTGGCGAACTGAGGAGCGGACCGGCACGTGAGGCAGCAGTCGTACTGAGTGGTGCTGGAATTCTTGGCGCGCTCACCGGCAGCCGGATGAATCTGCTGATCAGTGACCAGCTATTCGGCTATCTTCTGGCGGCATTTCTCGCTATCATCGGTGGTTTGCTCGCATATCGTGAACGCGTCGGAATCAAGCCGACAGGACTTCTCGGTCAGACCGACGGACGACGGCGCGCGGTGCTGGCTATCGTCGGCGGTAGTATCGGTGTCTTAGGGGGACTGCTCGGTGTCGGCGGACCAGTGATCGCAGTCCCCACGTTGGTTGCTCTGGGAATGCCGATGCTCCGAGCGGTTGCCGTTGCGCAGGTCCAGTCAATATTCCTTGCGCTTTTTGCGACGATCGGATATTTCACCGTCGGAGCCGTCGATGTCACAACGGCAGTCGTCGTCGGTGTTCCGCAACTCATCGGTGTTCTCGCCGGATGGCGCGTCGCTCATCTGGTACCACCTCGTCAGCTGCGGATCGCCCTCGCTGGCGTTCTCGTCGCCGTTGCAGCTGTTATCACACTCTAA
- a CDS encoding patatin-like phospholipase family protein, whose amino-acid sequence MTPSTPTNVAIACQGGGSHTAFTAGVLKHVLREQGSDYRISALSGTSGGALCAFVAWYGLRTGTHEKAISSLDALWDAVAANTPPERLANTGLVWSSRLLEMGFPIVQLPPSRNIFSAIGQTVLRETIESFVDAEPLDELVFEHQPADSTHPLPPKILVSAVDVNDGSFSVFTDRLEPESPASDHPVDSCVIRPDYLTERPRPLTIDAVVASTAVPTLFEGVTMTESDGSTHSYWDGLFSQNPPLRNLLSGPESKAQKPDEIWLVRINPTHREGDFRTLEAIADRRNELAGNLSLHQELFFIDRVNQWLEAGAFTDDFGEQYKSVTVRQIELTDESLSPPRRLTPSTKLDRDPTLLTELMHAGEEHARDFLGRIYEC is encoded by the coding sequence ATGACCCCATCAACACCCACCAACGTTGCGATCGCCTGTCAAGGTGGCGGAAGTCACACGGCGTTTACAGCCGGAGTACTGAAACACGTACTCCGAGAACAGGGCTCCGACTACCGAATTTCGGCATTGAGCGGAACTTCTGGAGGGGCACTCTGTGCGTTTGTGGCGTGGTATGGTCTCCGAACCGGCACGCACGAAAAGGCGATTTCATCGCTTGATGCTCTCTGGGATGCTGTTGCAGCGAACACTCCCCCCGAACGGCTTGCGAACACCGGTCTCGTCTGGAGTTCTCGACTGCTCGAAATGGGCTTTCCGATAGTACAACTTCCTCCATCGCGCAACATCTTTTCTGCAATCGGCCAAACCGTGCTTCGGGAGACGATCGAATCGTTCGTTGATGCCGAACCACTTGACGAACTCGTTTTCGAGCACCAACCGGCGGACTCCACTCACCCACTACCTCCCAAGATCCTCGTGAGTGCGGTTGATGTGAACGATGGAAGCTTCAGTGTTTTCACCGATCGATTGGAACCTGAATCCCCAGCAAGTGATCACCCTGTCGACTCGTGTGTGATTCGTCCTGATTATCTAACAGAGCGTCCACGACCACTTACCATCGATGCAGTCGTTGCCTCCACGGCGGTTCCAACCCTGTTCGAAGGAGTAACGATGACGGAATCGGATGGATCTACGCACTCCTACTGGGACGGATTGTTCTCACAGAATCCACCTCTGCGGAATCTCCTGTCTGGCCCTGAGTCAAAAGCCCAGAAACCCGATGAGATCTGGCTCGTGCGCATCAATCCCACCCATCGCGAGGGCGACTTCAGAACACTCGAAGCGATTGCTGACCGTCGGAACGAACTTGCTGGAAACCTTTCGTTACATCAAGAGCTATTCTTTATCGATCGGGTGAATCAATGGCTTGAAGCAGGAGCCTTCACTGATGATTTCGGTGAGCAGTACAAATCAGTGACTGTACGCCAGATCGAACTGACTGATGAGAGCCTTTCTCCACCTCGACGATTAACACCATCAACGAAACTGGACCGAGATCCAACATTACTAACGGAACTCATGCATGCCGGTGAGGAGCACGCACGCGACTTTCTCGGTCGCATATATGAGTGTTGA
- a CDS encoding sodium:calcium antiporter, producing MAVLPAVLFLGGVALLIYSVEELIKNITKTAILSGVSAFLLAVFFTGMDFENWAFGVAAIVGDLPGVAIGSAFGSALFLVGISVALAGVLVPFEPHLPTDYLLLLTVSPLLALPFLLDGRLSRVDGVFLLAIFVAILAYLYWQERRGRETFRDEETQEARAALEADEHGSWYYLGFVILFTFGMVIGSELAVYGARGILANVGLNGTIFGMTVAGLVMSLEEILLVVEPIRSGRSSIAVGNIVGSLIFFTTGNIGLLAVVRPFSLAQSVLVFYWPAVFVITLLMAVVLYRGRIKRIEGVLFGVLYIAYWVISYAYLPSSPLPQ from the coding sequence ATGGCCGTTCTGCCAGCGGTGTTGTTCCTAGGTGGAGTGGCGCTCCTCATTTACAGCGTCGAAGAACTGATCAAAAACATCACGAAGACGGCGATTCTTAGCGGTGTTTCTGCGTTTCTTCTCGCAGTGTTTTTTACTGGGATGGATTTCGAAAACTGGGCGTTTGGCGTTGCGGCGATCGTTGGGGACCTTCCGGGCGTAGCGATCGGTTCGGCGTTCGGGTCCGCGCTCTTTTTGGTCGGCATCTCGGTTGCCCTTGCGGGAGTACTCGTCCCGTTCGAACCGCATCTACCCACGGATTATCTCCTCTTGCTGACAGTGTCTCCGCTGCTCGCGTTGCCGTTTCTCCTCGATGGACGGCTGTCACGGGTCGATGGTGTTTTTCTCCTCGCGATCTTCGTAGCCATCCTCGCCTATCTCTACTGGCAGGAACGTCGCGGTCGGGAGACGTTTCGAGATGAGGAGACCCAAGAAGCACGAGCAGCACTTGAGGCAGACGAACACGGATCTTGGTACTATCTCGGGTTCGTCATCTTGTTCACGTTCGGGATGGTTATCGGCTCGGAACTGGCCGTCTACGGCGCACGCGGGATCCTTGCAAACGTCGGACTGAACGGTACGATCTTCGGAATGACCGTTGCGGGTCTCGTGATGTCGCTCGAAGAGATCCTCCTCGTCGTTGAGCCGATCCGTAGCGGTCGTTCGAGCATCGCTGTTGGCAACATCGTCGGCAGTTTGATCTTCTTCACCACTGGCAATATCGGTTTGCTCGCCGTCGTTCGACCGTTCTCGTTGGCGCAGTCGGTTCTCGTGTTTTACTGGCCGGCCGTGTTCGTGATCACGCTGTTGATGGCTGTGGTGCTCTATCGCGGACGGATCAAACGGATAGAGGGCGTTCTGTTTGGCGTTTTGTACATTGCCTACTGGGTGATCAGTTACGCCTACCTTCCCAGCTCACCGCTTCCACAGTAG
- a CDS encoding helix-turn-helix domain-containing protein, whose protein sequence is MPRIQLTFDAAARADPLAAISTELPDEEFRILSSHPTDAGILGLVELETADPDTVLQQFNETPEISYDVLHGSEQTVVIQYTIPKTESNRALRASGILPRFPAHLQDGWLTAEHTASHGRISQFTEEMDAADIPYQIQSITQSYDPSELLTDRQQELITKAVEKGYYDTPRDCTLTELAEEFDVNPSAASGVLHRAEETIIKEFIEKSSLRTESSKSPK, encoded by the coding sequence ATGCCTCGAATACAACTCACGTTCGACGCTGCAGCTCGCGCCGATCCGTTGGCCGCGATATCGACAGAGTTGCCCGATGAGGAATTTCGAATACTATCAAGTCATCCTACGGATGCGGGAATACTCGGGCTTGTAGAACTTGAAACAGCCGATCCTGACACCGTTCTCCAACAGTTCAACGAAACACCAGAGATATCGTATGATGTGTTACACGGCAGTGAACAGACGGTCGTGATCCAGTACACGATTCCGAAAACGGAATCGAATCGAGCCCTTCGCGCGTCTGGCATTCTACCGAGATTTCCTGCCCACTTGCAGGATGGATGGTTGACGGCCGAACACACTGCTTCCCACGGGCGTATCTCACAGTTCACAGAAGAAATGGATGCTGCTGACATTCCGTATCAAATCCAGTCGATAACACAATCGTACGATCCGAGCGAATTGCTTACTGATCGACAACAGGAGCTCATCACTAAAGCAGTTGAGAAAGGATACTACGATACTCCACGCGACTGTACGCTCACAGAACTGGCCGAGGAATTCGACGTGAATCCGTCAGCTGCGAGCGGCGTACTCCATCGTGCTGAGGAAACCATCATCAAAGAGTTCATCGAGAAATCTTCACTACGGACCGAAAGCAGCAAATCGCCGAAGTAG
- a CDS encoding cation:proton antiporter domain-containing protein, producing MVQLAVIEPLSEHALLILFVQLFLLLLTARGLGEIAQRVDLPAVVGELLAGIVLGPSFFGVLAPDLFITIFPQLAGPYHLIEVVSWFGLLMLLIVTGFETDLELIASRARPAALVSAAGIVVPFITGFGLGYALPTAFLAAEDQRFVFSLFVAVAMSISAIPVIAKVLLDIDAIHRDIGQITIAAGMIDDTIGWILLSIVAALAKAGTAGNAVAALGAAGETIFWLIVFLLLAFTVGRRLAESIIRWVDSVIGGQAGKITTLMVLALGVGSVTQYIGVEAVLGAFVVGLLIGQVNRFDQSTRHTFETMTLSVFAPIFFAMAGLRVDLTTLADPALFAAGIVVLGVATFGKFSGAFIGARAAGLSRWEGIAMGAGMNARGAIEIIVATIGLSIGVLSIQMYSIIVMVALVTSLTAPPLLRKTLAKTELSDAEIERLERRTSEQRSFLGAIDRVLLPTRCGVSSLIAAQLLGHVVRRRDIDVTCMYVDRSRAVDADGDGTLRQRVTNVLSTVKRSLLRLERRGDSNHHEPQSGDSASHCLEKIEDQLALSDGPARTMTRTVTTSVSDLVLSEAEDHYDLLVIGMNDSPQAADRSLLGAELDRILRVTPCPILAVSSNAASSDRSPEELSVSRILLPTIGTQYSRHAAEVAFAIGADQNAIVEIMHVVTPPQPEETLIEPKLSEAVDIGEAIVDREAELGRQMGVEVLTHVSVGNRPESGILTRATETDADVIVMGSEIRPTSRRAFLGHRVEHVIENASCPVAVVSSV from the coding sequence ATGGTTCAACTAGCCGTAATCGAACCGCTGTCCGAACACGCATTGCTCATCCTGTTTGTTCAGCTGTTCTTACTTCTATTGACCGCCCGTGGTCTCGGGGAGATAGCGCAACGAGTAGACCTTCCCGCCGTCGTTGGTGAACTACTCGCCGGAATCGTACTTGGGCCTTCTTTCTTTGGCGTGCTGGCCCCTGACCTCTTTATAACGATCTTTCCGCAACTCGCTGGACCGTATCACTTGATCGAAGTCGTCTCCTGGTTCGGTCTACTCATGTTGTTGATAGTCACTGGCTTCGAGACTGATCTCGAACTCATCGCCAGTCGAGCGCGACCGGCAGCACTCGTTTCAGCCGCCGGAATCGTGGTCCCGTTTATCACGGGCTTTGGCTTGGGATACGCGCTGCCGACGGCGTTCCTCGCGGCTGAAGACCAACGGTTCGTGTTCAGTCTCTTTGTCGCCGTCGCAATGAGTATCTCCGCGATTCCGGTGATTGCGAAAGTGTTGCTCGATATTGACGCGATTCACCGCGACATAGGACAAATAACCATCGCAGCGGGCATGATCGACGATACCATCGGATGGATCCTCTTATCGATCGTCGCTGCGCTCGCCAAGGCAGGGACTGCCGGGAATGCGGTTGCGGCGCTGGGTGCTGCCGGTGAAACGATTTTCTGGTTAATCGTGTTTTTACTCTTGGCGTTCACGGTTGGGCGTCGGCTGGCCGAGTCCATCATCCGTTGGGTGGATTCAGTCATTGGCGGGCAAGCGGGGAAGATCACGACACTGATGGTACTCGCACTCGGCGTTGGGTCAGTCACACAGTACATCGGCGTGGAAGCAGTGTTGGGTGCGTTCGTCGTCGGATTGCTCATCGGTCAGGTGAACCGCTTCGATCAGTCGACACGGCATACGTTCGAGACGATGACGCTCAGTGTATTCGCGCCGATCTTCTTTGCGATGGCCGGCCTTCGCGTCGACCTTACCACGTTAGCCGACCCAGCACTTTTTGCGGCTGGAATCGTCGTTCTTGGGGTTGCGACGTTTGGGAAGTTCAGCGGAGCGTTTATCGGCGCGAGGGCTGCTGGCCTTTCGCGGTGGGAAGGCATTGCGATGGGAGCTGGGATGAACGCCCGAGGAGCGATCGAGATCATCGTCGCAACCATTGGACTGAGTATCGGTGTACTCTCCATCCAGATGTACTCGATCATCGTCATGGTTGCTCTCGTCACCTCGCTGACTGCGCCGCCGTTGCTTCGCAAGACACTCGCTAAAACTGAACTTTCCGATGCGGAGATCGAGCGACTCGAACGTCGGACGTCCGAGCAACGGAGCTTTCTCGGTGCTATCGACCGAGTGTTGTTGCCGACACGGTGTGGAGTGAGTTCGCTGATCGCTGCCCAACTCCTCGGGCACGTTGTTCGGAGGCGAGATATCGACGTAACGTGTATGTACGTGGATCGGAGTCGAGCGGTAGACGCCGACGGAGATGGAACGCTCCGACAGCGAGTGACGAACGTTCTTTCCACGGTCAAGCGTAGCCTCCTTCGTTTGGAACGTAGAGGCGACAGCAACCACCATGAGCCACAGAGCGGTGATTCTGCGTCCCACTGCTTGGAAAAAATCGAAGATCAGCTCGCGCTCTCCGATGGCCCGGCCCGAACGATGACCCGTACCGTCACAACGAGCGTGAGCGACCTTGTACTCTCAGAAGCGGAGGATCACTATGACCTGCTGGTCATCGGAATGAACGACTCTCCACAAGCAGCCGATCGATCGCTGTTGGGCGCGGAACTCGACCGCATCCTTCGGGTGACACCGTGTCCGATACTGGCTGTCAGCTCGAACGCCGCGTCGAGCGATCGATCCCCAGAGGAACTGTCGGTCAGTCGGATCTTGCTTCCAACCATTGGAACCCAATACAGCCGACACGCCGCGGAGGTGGCGTTTGCCATCGGGGCGGATCAGAATGCCATCGTGGAGATTATGCACGTAGTCACGCCTCCACAGCCGGAGGAAACCTTGATCGAGCCAAAGCTCTCCGAAGCGGTCGATATCGGTGAGGCGATCGTCGACCGAGAAGCCGAACTCGGACGGCAGATGGGAGTCGAAGTGTTGACGCACGTCTCGGTCGGAAACCGGCCAGAGAGTGGGATTCTCACCCGTGCAACTGAAACGGATGCCGACGTGATCGTCATGGGAAGTGAAATTCGACCGACATCCCGTCGGGCATTTCTCGGGCATCGAGTGGAACACGTCATCGAGAACGCGTCGTGTCCCGTCGCAGTGGTGAGTTCGGTGTAA
- a CDS encoding SDR family oxidoreductase, which yields MNVAVIGANGGIGRELVPRLTNAGHDPIGIVRDESQFDAVRERGGEPRLGDLEGEFTPALEGVDAVVFTAGSGGDSGWDKTLLVDLWGARRAIKASVERGIDRFVMISAYTASDPLAEPEALRPYRVAKRCADDYLERSPLDATVLRPTSLTDEEGTGHVSAAFEYRDENGDEIPRADVAQTVVACLANDETIGETVRLFGGDTPIENAISHG from the coding sequence ATGAATGTTGCAGTTATCGGCGCGAACGGTGGAATCGGCCGAGAGTTAGTTCCCCGACTCACGAATGCTGGACACGACCCGATCGGGATAGTACGAGATGAATCACAGTTTGACGCTGTCCGCGAACGCGGTGGGGAACCACGTTTGGGCGATCTCGAAGGGGAGTTCACACCGGCACTCGAAGGGGTTGACGCCGTCGTTTTCACGGCTGGCTCCGGTGGAGACTCCGGTTGGGACAAGACGTTGCTGGTCGACCTGTGGGGGGCGCGACGAGCTATCAAGGCGTCTGTCGAACGCGGAATCGATCGGTTCGTTATGATAAGTGCGTACACGGCAAGCGATCCGCTGGCCGAACCGGAAGCTCTCCGTCCGTATCGGGTGGCCAAGCGGTGTGCTGACGACTACCTCGAACGGTCTCCGCTCGATGCGACAGTTCTTCGGCCGACGTCGCTCACCGATGAGGAAGGAACTGGACACGTTTCTGCAGCTTTCGAATACCGCGACGAAAACGGGGATGAGATTCCACGCGCCGACGTCGCCCAGACGGTTGTCGCCTGCCTTGCAAACGACGAAACGATCGGCGAGACAGTCCGGCTTTTCGGCGGCGATACCCCGATCGAGAACGCGATCAGCCACGGCTGA